One genomic segment of Amycolatopsis sp. Hca4 includes these proteins:
- a CDS encoding xanthine dehydrogenase family protein molybdopterin-binding subunit has product MTELLEPHAIGTATTRRDGPAKVTGTAPYAFEAPADRPLYAHPVQATVGRGRCTRIATVAAESLDGVVAVLTPFTAERLAGTDDAELAVLQDTAVPFRGSAVALVLAETPETARHAAELVTVGYDTEPHDVELDAGRSDLYAPDSVNAGFPTDTGQGDADAELERAEVTIDETYTTAMQHNNPLEPHATTALWADGVLTVWDSTQGVHSVRSALAGVFGLPEDRIRVRCPHVGGGFGSKGTAHANVVLAALAARAVPGRPVKLALTRQQMFTLTGYRTPTIQRVRLGAGRDGRLRALRVDVVEQTSRIKEYAEQTGVPARMMYAAPNRATSHRLAALDVPVPSWMRAPGECPGMFGPEVAMDELAVALGVDPVELRVRNEPERDPENGRPFSSRNLVACLRAGAERFGWGERDRRPGVRRDGRWLTGTGVAASVYPAKRSPGSTALIRFEGGRYAVEIGAADLGTGARTILPQIAADALGVPASDVEARIGDTDYPKATVAGGSSGTASWGAAVVAAAGAFREKFGTDPGEGAEASAETPENPAEEQYSMYAFGAQFAEVRVDADTGELRVPRLYGMFAAGRIVNPVTARSQLLGGMTMGLSMALFEAGTMDPRTGHVVNHDLAEYHIATNADVADLRADWIDEHDPHLNPMGTKGVGEIGIVGTAAAVANAVYHATGVRVRKLPITLDALLPALP; this is encoded by the coding sequence CGACGGCCCGGCCAAGGTGACCGGGACCGCGCCGTACGCCTTCGAGGCCCCGGCGGACCGGCCGCTGTACGCCCACCCGGTGCAGGCCACGGTCGGCCGCGGCCGCTGCACCCGGATCGCCACCGTGGCCGCCGAAAGCCTCGACGGCGTGGTGGCGGTGCTCACGCCGTTCACCGCCGAACGCCTGGCCGGCACCGACGACGCCGAGCTGGCCGTGCTGCAGGACACCGCGGTGCCCTTCCGCGGGTCCGCCGTCGCGCTGGTGCTGGCCGAGACCCCGGAAACCGCCCGCCACGCGGCGGAGCTGGTGACGGTCGGCTACGACACCGAGCCGCACGACGTCGAACTCGACGCCGGCCGGTCCGACCTGTACGCGCCGGATTCGGTGAACGCCGGCTTTCCGACCGACACCGGGCAGGGCGACGCCGACGCGGAGCTCGAACGGGCCGAGGTGACCATCGACGAGACGTACACGACGGCGATGCAGCACAACAACCCGCTGGAACCGCACGCGACGACCGCGTTGTGGGCCGACGGGGTGCTGACCGTCTGGGATTCCACCCAGGGCGTCCACTCGGTGCGTTCGGCGCTCGCCGGGGTGTTCGGGCTGCCCGAGGACCGGATCCGGGTGCGCTGCCCGCACGTCGGCGGCGGGTTCGGCTCGAAGGGCACCGCGCACGCGAACGTCGTGCTCGCCGCGCTGGCCGCCCGCGCGGTGCCGGGCCGCCCGGTGAAGCTCGCGCTGACCCGGCAGCAGATGTTCACCCTCACCGGCTACCGCACGCCCACGATCCAGCGCGTCCGGCTCGGCGCCGGCCGCGACGGACGGCTGCGGGCGCTGCGGGTCGACGTCGTCGAGCAGACGTCCCGGATCAAGGAGTACGCCGAGCAGACCGGTGTGCCGGCGCGGATGATGTACGCGGCGCCGAACCGGGCCACCAGCCACCGGCTCGCCGCGCTGGACGTGCCGGTGCCGTCGTGGATGCGGGCGCCGGGGGAGTGCCCGGGGATGTTCGGGCCCGAGGTCGCGATGGACGAGCTCGCGGTGGCCCTCGGCGTGGACCCGGTGGAGCTGCGGGTGCGCAACGAGCCCGAGCGGGACCCGGAGAACGGGCGGCCGTTCTCCAGCCGCAACCTCGTCGCCTGTCTGCGCGCCGGGGCCGAGCGCTTCGGCTGGGGCGAACGGGATCGGCGGCCCGGCGTCCGCCGCGACGGCCGCTGGCTGACCGGGACCGGGGTGGCGGCGTCGGTGTACCCGGCGAAGCGCTCGCCCGGGTCCACGGCGCTGATCCGCTTCGAAGGCGGCCGCTACGCCGTGGAGATCGGTGCCGCCGACCTCGGCACCGGGGCCCGGACGATCCTGCCGCAGATCGCCGCCGACGCCCTCGGCGTGCCCGCGTCGGACGTCGAAGCCCGCATCGGCGACACGGACTACCCGAAGGCGACCGTCGCGGGCGGCTCGTCCGGCACGGCGTCCTGGGGCGCCGCGGTGGTCGCGGCGGCCGGGGCGTTCCGCGAGAAGTTCGGCACCGACCCGGGCGAGGGCGCGGAGGCGAGCGCGGAGACGCCGGAAAACCCGGCCGAGGAGCAGTACTCGATGTACGCCTTCGGCGCGCAGTTCGCCGAGGTGCGGGTGGACGCCGACACCGGCGAGCTCCGCGTTCCCCGGCTGTACGGCATGTTCGCGGCCGGCCGGATCGTCAACCCGGTGACCGCCCGGTCCCAGCTCCTCGGCGGGATGACGATGGGGCTGTCCATGGCGCTGTTCGAGGCCGGCACGATGGACCCGCGCACCGGGCACGTGGTCAACCACGACCTGGCCGAGTACCACATCGCCACCAACGCCGACGTCGCCGACCTGCGCGCCGACTGGATCGACGAGCACGACCCGCACCTCAACCCGATGGGCACCAAGGGCGTCGGCGAGATCGGCATCGTCGGAACGGCGGCGGCGGTCGCGAACGCGGTGTACCACGCGACCGGGGTACGGGTGCGGAAGCTGCCGATCACCCTCGACGCGCTGCTGCCCGCCCTTCCGTGA
- a CDS encoding prolyl oligopeptidase family serine peptidase yields MGTAFSRRTALAAGAGLTAGLAWPGVAHAGRTGDVGFTLDAETLDGGEQITSLTLRTARFGPIEPASLTTGTFGVHARATSPIDTGGQDVGYDLDRPVTAARLDHRGDVVLELGHAEGATGGNTLGYVNSRSRNVRLDLVYTVTQNAPLRLRNGRPVTFTSFTQGRLGNPEADAFGYHTSGSGMKYRLYSPASGRGRRPLIVWLHGGGEGASLPDGYYDNETTLRANRGALGFATREAQSIFGGAYVVVPQSTSAWMDDGPRFAPLIREIIGEVLRTRPVDPGRVLVAGCSNGGYMSLKMTTVYPRTFAASVPICGVVAARKAGDPPLIPDAELAAIGTPTWLVASRDDDTVDPQANTVHAHELIPRSLVTLYDQVVWDGHRFPGHWSWIYVARNDPAAGGTHVWQWMARQHR; encoded by the coding sequence ATGGGGACAGCGTTCAGCCGCCGCACCGCACTGGCCGCCGGTGCGGGCCTCACCGCCGGTCTCGCGTGGCCCGGCGTCGCCCACGCCGGTCGAACCGGCGACGTGGGCTTCACGCTCGACGCCGAAACCCTCGACGGCGGCGAGCAGATCACCTCGCTCACGCTCCGGACCGCCCGGTTCGGGCCGATCGAGCCCGCGAGCCTGACCACCGGCACGTTCGGCGTGCACGCGCGGGCCACCAGCCCGATCGACACCGGCGGCCAGGACGTCGGCTACGACCTCGACCGGCCCGTGACCGCCGCCCGGCTCGACCACCGCGGCGACGTCGTGCTCGAACTCGGCCACGCCGAAGGCGCGACCGGCGGCAACACCCTCGGCTACGTGAACAGCCGGAGCCGCAACGTCCGGCTCGACCTGGTCTACACCGTCACGCAGAACGCCCCTCTGCGCCTGCGCAACGGCCGCCCGGTCACCTTCACCTCGTTCACGCAGGGCCGGCTGGGCAACCCCGAAGCCGACGCTTTCGGCTACCACACCTCGGGTTCGGGGATGAAGTACCGGTTGTACTCGCCGGCTTCCGGCCGCGGCAGGCGCCCGTTGATCGTCTGGCTCCACGGCGGCGGCGAAGGCGCTTCCCTGCCCGACGGCTACTACGACAACGAGACGACGCTGCGCGCCAACCGGGGCGCGCTCGGCTTCGCCACCCGGGAAGCGCAGTCGATCTTCGGCGGTGCCTACGTCGTCGTCCCGCAGAGCACGTCCGCGTGGATGGACGACGGTCCCCGGTTCGCGCCGCTCATCCGGGAAATCATCGGCGAGGTGCTCCGCACCCGGCCGGTCGATCCCGGGCGGGTTCTCGTGGCGGGCTGCAGCAACGGCGGTTACATGAGCCTGAAGATGACCACGGTCTACCCCCGGACGTTCGCCGCGTCGGTGCCGATCTGCGGCGTCGTCGCCGCCCGGAAGGCGGGTGACCCGCCGCTGATCCCGGACGCGGAGCTGGCCGCGATCGGCACACCCACCTGGCTGGTCGCCTCCCGCGACGACGACACGGTGGACCCGCAGGCGAACACCGTCCACGCCCACGAGCTCATCCCCCGCTCACTGGTGACGCTCTACGACCAGGTCGTGTGGGACGGCCACCGGTTCCCGGGCCACTGGTCGTGGATCTACGTGGCCCGCAACGACCCGGCCGCCGGCGGCACCCACGTCTGGCAGTGGATGGCGCGGCAGCACCGCTGA
- a CDS encoding SMP-30/gluconolactonase/LRE family protein, whose protein sequence is MARRTLHRRKWTVTAAAIALAGAAAPAAAGTTADAPCTPGATYGSPLPGPSVTARLVRGGFTFLEGPTWDRRTGTLLLSDMKNPTGPQGVQPSTMLRYTPPATFETFIADAGSNGLAISADGTRVLAATHDNRTVSAYRLSDRSRTTVAAGYLGRAFNSPNDLTTGQDGTTYFTDPSYQRGNRADEQGGRTSVFRVRDGVVGLVDDTLPQPNGVVLSPDGKTLYVGATGADVIMKYTVNADGSTGNRTVFANIRTPDGATVDCAGNVYWVSNGEGLVHVFSPSGAPLGTVSAGRTSTNAAFGGPDGRTLYVTSSVSGGGYGLYQVHLGVPGHPY, encoded by the coding sequence ATGGCTCGCAGGACACTCCACCGTCGCAAGTGGACGGTGACGGCGGCGGCGATCGCGCTCGCGGGCGCGGCGGCCCCCGCGGCGGCAGGCACCACCGCGGACGCCCCGTGCACCCCGGGCGCGACCTACGGCTCGCCGCTGCCGGGCCCGTCGGTAACCGCCCGGCTCGTCCGGGGCGGGTTCACCTTCCTCGAAGGGCCCACCTGGGACCGGCGGACGGGCACGCTGCTGCTGTCGGACATGAAGAACCCCACGGGTCCCCAGGGCGTGCAGCCGTCCACGATGCTCCGGTACACCCCGCCGGCCACCTTCGAGACGTTCATCGCCGACGCCGGCAGCAACGGACTGGCGATCAGCGCCGACGGCACGCGGGTGCTCGCCGCCACCCACGACAACCGCACCGTTTCCGCCTACCGTCTGAGCGACCGCAGCCGGACGACCGTCGCGGCGGGCTACCTCGGCCGCGCGTTCAACTCGCCCAACGACCTGACCACCGGCCAGGACGGCACCACCTACTTCACCGATCCCAGCTACCAGCGCGGCAACCGCGCCGACGAGCAGGGCGGGCGGACCAGCGTCTTCCGCGTGCGCGACGGCGTGGTCGGCCTGGTCGACGACACCCTGCCGCAACCGAACGGCGTCGTGCTCTCCCCCGACGGCAAGACGCTCTACGTGGGCGCGACCGGTGCCGACGTGATCATGAAGTACACCGTCAACGCCGACGGCAGCACCGGCAACCGCACGGTGTTCGCGAACATCCGGACACCCGACGGCGCGACCGTCGACTGCGCAGGCAACGTGTACTGGGTCTCCAACGGCGAAGGGCTCGTGCACGTCTTCTCGCCGTCGGGCGCCCCGCTCGGCACCGTCTCCGCCGGCCGCACCAGTACCAACGCGGCCTTCGGCGGACCGGACGGCCGAACCCTGTACGTCACCTCCAGCGTCTCCGGCGGCGGGTACGGCCTCTACCAGGTGCACCTCGGCGTTCCCGGCCACCCGTACTGA
- a CDS encoding PQQ-dependent sugar dehydrogenase has protein sequence MATTLLVGLGFLLPAPAASAATVDTGSSYVLVNRSSGKALEVSGGATYDGARITQRTRDDRGPQQWQFVDSGGGFYRIKSRLSALVLTFPSTADRAGLVQSADAGRSGQQFRLAGSAGGDVRLLNRASGKAVATSSSADGARIVQLPDSGGADQRWQLVKLDTTPPTAPSNPRASDLTCTGVVFSWSASSDDVGVAFYDVYHDGQLMKSVPGTDLSAELTVVPGASWGLYVNARDAAGNVSQASATVPISVPQCQADTEPPSTPGGVTATASGTTVTVRWEPATDNVGVTGYEILRDGTVAGSTSGATSFTDSGLAPDTGYRYQVRARDAQGNRSAAGTAVAVTTGSSCATALCSVTRVTTDTELPWGLTTLPDGQVLYSRRDSFEIVRLDPATGTKTVVGKIPDVAGTDGEGGVLGIAVATDFAADPWLYVMHTSSTDNRVVRVRYTGGVLTGTPQVLLTGIPRNKYHNGGRLRFGPDGKLYLSTGDGQNGAWAQDLTSLAGKVLRINRDGSIPSDNPFGTAVWSYGHRNPQGLAFDAQGRLWEQEFGNSVMDETNLIVRGGNYGWPACEGTTGSCGQAGFIAPKHTYPVAEGSCSGIAVVRTGLYIACERGTRLYRAEISGDSLTDVQQYLTGTYGRLRTVEPSADGGLWLTTSNYGDKDSIPYNSNESILKVVLGR, from the coding sequence CTGGCCACCACCCTGCTCGTGGGCCTGGGCTTCCTGCTCCCCGCCCCGGCCGCATCCGCCGCCACCGTGGACACCGGTTCTTCCTACGTGCTCGTCAACCGCAGCAGCGGCAAGGCGCTGGAAGTCTCCGGCGGCGCCACCTACGACGGCGCCCGGATCACCCAGCGCACCCGGGACGACCGCGGCCCGCAGCAGTGGCAGTTCGTCGACTCCGGCGGTGGCTTCTACCGGATCAAGTCCCGGCTCAGCGCGCTCGTCCTGACCTTCCCCTCCACCGCCGACCGGGCCGGGCTGGTGCAGAGCGCCGACGCCGGCCGCTCCGGGCAGCAGTTCCGGCTCGCCGGCTCCGCCGGTGGTGACGTCCGGTTGCTCAACCGGGCCAGCGGCAAGGCCGTCGCCACGTCGAGCTCCGCCGACGGTGCGCGGATCGTCCAGCTGCCCGACTCCGGCGGCGCCGACCAGCGGTGGCAGCTGGTCAAGCTCGACACGACGCCGCCGACCGCGCCCTCGAACCCGCGGGCCTCGGACCTGACCTGCACCGGAGTCGTCTTCTCGTGGTCGGCGTCGTCCGATGACGTCGGGGTCGCCTTCTACGACGTCTACCACGACGGGCAGCTCATGAAATCCGTGCCGGGCACGGACCTCTCGGCCGAGCTGACCGTCGTGCCCGGGGCTTCCTGGGGCCTGTACGTCAACGCGCGTGACGCCGCCGGCAACGTCTCGCAGGCCAGTGCCACCGTCCCCATCAGCGTGCCGCAGTGCCAGGCCGACACCGAGCCGCCCAGCACCCCCGGCGGCGTGACGGCGACCGCGTCGGGCACCACCGTCACCGTGCGCTGGGAGCCGGCCACCGACAACGTCGGCGTCACCGGCTACGAGATCCTGCGCGACGGCACCGTCGCCGGCTCCACCAGCGGCGCGACCTCGTTCACCGACAGCGGCCTGGCCCCGGACACCGGCTACCGGTACCAGGTGCGGGCCCGCGACGCGCAGGGCAACCGGTCGGCCGCGGGCACCGCGGTCGCGGTCACCACCGGTTCTTCGTGCGCCACCGCGTTGTGCTCGGTCACCCGGGTCACCACCGACACCGAGCTGCCGTGGGGCCTGACCACCCTGCCCGACGGGCAGGTGCTCTACAGCCGGCGCGACAGCTTCGAGATCGTCCGGCTCGACCCCGCCACCGGCACGAAAACCGTGGTCGGCAAGATCCCGGACGTCGCGGGCACGGACGGCGAGGGCGGCGTCCTCGGCATCGCCGTGGCCACCGACTTCGCGGCCGACCCGTGGCTGTACGTCATGCACACCAGCTCGACCGACAACCGGGTGGTGCGCGTCCGGTACACCGGCGGCGTGCTCACCGGCACCCCGCAGGTGCTGCTGACCGGCATCCCGCGCAACAAGTACCACAACGGCGGCCGGCTGCGCTTCGGGCCCGACGGGAAGCTCTACCTCTCCACCGGCGACGGCCAGAACGGCGCCTGGGCCCAGGACCTCACCAGCCTCGCCGGCAAGGTCCTGCGGATCAACCGCGACGGCAGCATCCCGTCGGACAACCCCTTCGGCACGGCGGTCTGGAGCTACGGCCACCGCAACCCGCAGGGCCTGGCCTTCGACGCCCAGGGCCGCCTCTGGGAGCAGGAGTTCGGCAACTCCGTCATGGACGAGACCAACCTGATCGTCCGCGGCGGCAACTACGGCTGGCCAGCCTGCGAGGGCACCACGGGCAGCTGCGGGCAAGCCGGCTTCATCGCCCCCAAGCACACCTACCCCGTCGCCGAGGGTTCGTGCAGCGGCATCGCCGTGGTCCGCACCGGCCTCTACATCGCCTGCGAACGCGGAACCCGGCTGTACCGGGCCGAAATCTCGGGCGACAGCCTGACCGACGTCCAGCAGTACCTCACCGGCACGTACGGGCGGCTGCGCACCGTCGAGCCGTCCGCCGACGGCGGCCTGTGGCTGACCACCAGCAACTACGGCGACAAGGACAGCATTCCCTACAACAGCAACGAAAGCATCCTCAAGGTCGTGCTCGGCCGCTGA
- a CDS encoding cytochrome P450 produces MDVQPVPYPFGDAVALRLHPRFARLRKAGAPVRVTMPYGGDAWLVTGYEQTRFVLSDPRFSRAAAAGADVPRGRPGLEPAGNLLAMDPPEHHRIRALVGTAFTARRVELLQPRIQAIVDTLLDGVAPPADFAAAVTWELPVLVICELLGVPAEQRRMVRECTETLVASDVTPEDVSQARGKLAGALRTLIAQRREHPADDLLTALVAARDEDDRLTDRELLMLGVALLTGGHETTANLAGSFLVELLSDCDRWTTLVARPELIPAAVEELLRYVPLSTVADFARIAREDLSLGGQVIRAGDAVLVQLDAANRDEEVFPSAGELDFSRAVNHHLAFGYGVHHCLGAPLARLELRILLSTLVRRLPGLRLAIPAEGIGWRRGGLLRGVTSLPVTW; encoded by the coding sequence ATGGACGTCCAGCCCGTCCCCTACCCCTTCGGGGACGCCGTGGCCCTGCGGCTGCACCCGCGGTTCGCCCGGTTGCGGAAGGCCGGCGCACCGGTCCGCGTCACGATGCCCTACGGCGGCGACGCCTGGCTGGTGACGGGCTACGAGCAGACCCGGTTCGTGCTGTCGGACCCGCGGTTCTCGCGCGCCGCCGCGGCCGGGGCGGACGTGCCGCGCGGCCGTCCCGGCCTCGAACCGGCGGGCAACCTGCTGGCCATGGATCCGCCGGAGCACCACCGGATCCGGGCGCTGGTGGGCACGGCGTTCACCGCCCGCCGGGTCGAGCTGCTCCAGCCGCGGATCCAGGCCATCGTCGACACGCTCCTCGACGGCGTCGCGCCACCGGCGGACTTCGCGGCGGCGGTGACGTGGGAGCTGCCCGTGCTGGTGATCTGCGAACTGCTCGGCGTACCGGCGGAGCAGCGCCGGATGGTGCGCGAGTGCACCGAAACGCTGGTCGCCTCGGACGTGACACCCGAGGACGTCTCGCAGGCACGCGGAAAGCTGGCGGGCGCACTGCGGACGCTGATCGCACAGCGCCGGGAGCACCCGGCCGACGACCTGCTGACCGCACTCGTCGCCGCCCGCGACGAAGACGACCGCTTGACCGACCGCGAACTGCTCATGCTCGGCGTGGCCCTGCTGACCGGCGGCCACGAGACCACGGCGAACCTGGCCGGCAGCTTCCTGGTCGAGCTGCTGTCCGACTGCGACCGCTGGACGACGCTCGTCGCCCGGCCCGAGCTGATCCCGGCCGCGGTGGAGGAACTGCTGCGCTACGTCCCGCTGTCGACGGTCGCGGACTTCGCGCGGATCGCCCGGGAGGACCTCTCGCTCGGCGGCCAGGTCATCCGGGCGGGCGACGCGGTCCTGGTCCAGCTGGATGCGGCCAACCGCGACGAAGAGGTGTTCCCCTCGGCCGGCGAGCTGGACTTCAGTCGCGCGGTCAACCACCACCTCGCGTTCGGCTACGGCGTGCACCACTGCCTCGGCGCCCCGCTGGCCCGGCTGGAGCTGCGCATCCTGCTGTCGACCCTGGTGCGCCGGCTGCCGGGGCTGCGCCTGGCGATTCCGGCCGAAGGGATCGGGTGGCGTCGGGGCGGGTTGCTGCGGGGTGTCACCAGCTTGCCTGTCACTTGGTAG
- a CDS encoding vanadium-dependent haloperoxidase gives MTTTSMSRRTLLVTGCAAAAALATTGLPGPATAAPARAGGADVVIDWNRQLLAIVRTAGLQPATVHPTRSFALLHAAIHDAVVATTGTGRPYLFTVDVPERAAPEAAAAQAAHDVLAALYPTRAGVLADLLAGQLAGVTPPAAREAGTRAGRLVARLLLGLRADDGSAAVPPVLPPGTAPGQYRPTPPAFAPAVFTHWAAVTPFVLDRAAQFRPGPYPSPGSARYARALAEVAAAGRDTSTTRTADETEQARFWAAPIWNYWNEIAQSVVGGSRSGLLVAARVFARLNLSFADAVIAFYDAKYHYRIWRPITAIRLAAADGNPATDGIPDWSGLATTPADPAYPGAHSVIAQAGALVLRQEYGPRWPLAVTSEALPGVVRRFTSFQGAADEAGLSRITAGVHTRLDHEAGRQLGHDVAGFVLRS, from the coding sequence ATGACCACCACCTCGATGTCGCGCCGGACGCTGCTCGTGACCGGCTGCGCGGCCGCCGCCGCGCTCGCCACCACCGGCCTGCCCGGTCCGGCCACCGCGGCGCCCGCGCGGGCCGGCGGCGCGGACGTCGTCATCGACTGGAACCGGCAGCTGCTGGCCATCGTGCGCACGGCGGGCCTGCAGCCGGCCACCGTGCACCCGACCCGCAGCTTCGCCCTGCTGCACGCGGCCATCCACGACGCCGTCGTCGCGACGACCGGCACCGGACGGCCCTACCTGTTCACCGTCGACGTCCCGGAACGGGCGGCGCCCGAGGCCGCCGCGGCGCAGGCGGCCCACGACGTCCTGGCCGCGCTCTACCCCACCCGGGCCGGCGTGCTGGCGGACCTGCTGGCCGGGCAGCTGGCCGGCGTGACGCCGCCGGCCGCGCGGGAGGCCGGTACCCGGGCCGGGCGGCTCGTCGCCCGGCTGCTGCTGGGCCTGCGGGCCGACGACGGGTCGGCGGCGGTCCCGCCGGTGCTGCCGCCGGGCACCGCACCCGGGCAGTACCGGCCGACCCCGCCGGCGTTCGCCCCCGCCGTGTTCACCCACTGGGCCGCGGTGACGCCGTTCGTGCTCGACCGGGCCGCGCAGTTCCGGCCCGGTCCGTACCCTTCGCCGGGCAGCGCCCGCTACGCGCGTGCCCTGGCCGAAGTGGCCGCGGCCGGCCGCGACACCAGCACGACCCGCACCGCCGACGAGACCGAGCAGGCGCGGTTCTGGGCCGCGCCGATCTGGAACTACTGGAACGAGATCGCCCAGTCGGTCGTCGGCGGCTCGCGCAGCGGCCTGCTCGTGGCGGCCCGGGTGTTCGCGCGGCTCAACCTGAGCTTCGCCGACGCCGTGATCGCCTTCTACGACGCGAAGTACCACTACCGGATCTGGCGCCCGATCACCGCGATCCGGCTCGCCGCCGCGGACGGCAACCCGGCCACCGACGGCATCCCGGACTGGTCGGGCCTGGCGACCACCCCGGCCGACCCGGCGTACCCCGGCGCGCACAGCGTCATCGCGCAGGCGGGCGCGCTGGTCCTGCGCCAGGAGTACGGTCCGCGGTGGCCACTGGCCGTCACCTCCGAAGCGCTGCCCGGCGTGGTCCGGCGGTTTACGTCGTTCCAGGGCGCCGCCGACGAAGCCGGCCTCAGCCGGATCACGGCCGGCGTCCACACCCGGCTCGACCACGAAGCCGGCCGGCAGCTCGGCCACGACGTCGCCGGGTTCGTCCTCCGCTCGTGA
- a CDS encoding RNA polymerase sigma factor, producing the protein MPVAQRFRRKRAEQDEAGAAPRPRLHAVGPDVYPDWEAVYRDNVDRVHRLMFAKVGNRPDAEDLTTEVFLTALRPLRVSASVGEVRAYLLATARTVLAGHWRRTLGREITTLDDEHDVAAFEAGAVDPGTLARAEAILALLPERHAKILRLRFLQACSLKEAAEQLGITVGNAKVLQHRALRQAAQLAEGMET; encoded by the coding sequence GTGCCGGTGGCACAGCGGTTCCGGCGCAAGCGCGCCGAACAGGACGAAGCGGGCGCGGCGCCCCGTCCGCGGCTGCACGCGGTCGGGCCGGACGTCTACCCGGACTGGGAGGCGGTCTACCGCGACAACGTCGACCGCGTCCACCGGCTGATGTTTGCGAAGGTGGGCAACCGGCCCGACGCCGAGGACCTCACGACGGAGGTCTTCCTGACGGCGTTGCGGCCGCTGCGCGTTTCGGCGAGCGTGGGCGAGGTGCGGGCGTACCTGCTGGCCACCGCGCGGACCGTGCTGGCCGGGCACTGGCGGCGCACGCTCGGCCGGGAGATCACCACCCTGGACGACGAGCACGACGTCGCCGCCTTCGAAGCCGGCGCCGTCGACCCGGGCACCCTCGCCCGTGCCGAGGCGATCCTCGCGCTCCTGCCGGAGCGGCACGCGAAGATCCTGCGGCTGCGTTTCCTGCAGGCGTGTTCGCTCAAGGAAGCGGCGGAGCAGCTCGGCATCACCGTCGGCAACGCGAAGGTGCTGCAGCACCGGGCGTTGCGCCAGGCGGCCCAGCTGGCGGAAGGGATGGAGACGTGA
- a CDS encoding ubiquinol-cytochrome c reductase iron-sulfur subunit: MSTRGVRRFVKDLLRRRRPRPFAAGPGDEAELRTAVLLRAARPGAAAASEEFVAGLHRRLARELGEPAPERGGTRRRFIQVSSAAAVAAAAGAGVEYLVTSGAEPPEEETLRPENGRWRAVAAAHDLPEGGVLPFDFGAVAGFVRRTGGEVRGVSATCTHLGCRLNLDAPARRLNCPCHRTSFAVDGAVVLHQLPVTPPPLPQLVVREAGGAVEVLVPPEGA; encoded by the coding sequence GTGAGCACTCGAGGCGTCCGCCGGTTCGTCAAGGACCTCCTGCGGCGGCGACGGCCGCGCCCGTTCGCGGCGGGTCCGGGCGACGAGGCCGAGCTGCGGACCGCGGTGCTGCTGCGCGCCGCCCGCCCCGGCGCCGCGGCGGCGAGCGAGGAGTTCGTGGCCGGGCTGCACCGCCGGCTCGCGCGGGAACTCGGGGAACCGGCGCCGGAGCGGGGCGGCACCCGGCGCCGGTTCATCCAGGTGTCCTCGGCCGCCGCGGTGGCGGCCGCGGCGGGTGCGGGCGTCGAGTACCTGGTGACGTCCGGAGCCGAGCCGCCGGAAGAGGAAACCCTGCGGCCGGAGAACGGGCGGTGGCGGGCCGTGGCCGCGGCCCACGACCTGCCCGAGGGCGGCGTGCTGCCGTTCGACTTCGGCGCCGTGGCCGGCTTCGTGCGCCGCACCGGCGGCGAGGTGCGGGGGGTGTCGGCAACTTGCACCCACCTCGGCTGCCGGCTGAACCTCGACGCCCCGGCCCGGCGGCTGAACTGCCCGTGCCACCGGACGTCGTTCGCCGTCGACGGTGCGGTAGTCCTGCACCAGCTGCCGGTGACGCCGCCACCGCTGCCGCAGCTGGTGGTGCGGGAGGCCGGGGGAGCCGTCGAAGTCCTGGTGCCGCCGGAGGGTGCGTGA